In Deinococcus aquaedulcis, the following proteins share a genomic window:
- a CDS encoding Ig-like domain-containing protein codes for MAVRWLLPLLTGLLLSSCGDGGPPPSVTLITPANDAVLSGTSAIQATLDDDVKGEVRVYARKRDSKENGVLIGSANTRPYIVRWNTAPYPVGSELEIYAKAFVGGAEGESTPVRVTLQNATAPTLEYLVAYNLPANVTGQSLGQKGPGALIDPRQIHAAHTAAPAPVAAPTLRAQATPGRALWAEWSWKPVDGAAGYRIMLSKKSIAGPYEVRKNQAASAGSIASERYSEQLEGSDIGERVYGAVRSLGATNTESATSNAGTGVFLDAQQVASPAQNQTIADGRPILTWSRLQGVSGYLFFLCDRPCTQDSAVTKWTNFPKNMTSELSAVYPASSDKLAPGTYYWWVAGVRMEGGKAVSLSYSEQRRLVVP; via the coding sequence TCTTGCTTTCATCCTGTGGCGACGGTGGCCCCCCGCCCTCGGTCACCCTGATCACGCCCGCCAACGACGCCGTGCTCAGCGGCACCAGCGCCATTCAGGCCACGTTAGACGACGATGTCAAAGGGGAAGTCCGCGTCTACGCCCGCAAGCGGGACAGCAAGGAAAACGGTGTCCTCATCGGCAGTGCCAACACCCGCCCATACATTGTCCGCTGGAACACCGCCCCCTACCCGGTGGGCAGTGAACTGGAGATCTATGCCAAAGCCTTCGTAGGGGGCGCCGAAGGTGAAAGCACCCCTGTACGTGTCACCCTCCAGAATGCCACCGCGCCCACCCTGGAATACCTGGTGGCCTACAACCTTCCTGCCAATGTGACCGGGCAGAGTCTGGGACAGAAGGGACCAGGCGCGTTGATTGATCCCCGGCAGATCCACGCCGCCCACACCGCTGCCCCTGCGCCTGTCGCTGCCCCCACCCTGCGGGCCCAGGCCACCCCCGGCCGGGCCCTGTGGGCAGAATGGTCCTGGAAGCCCGTAGATGGCGCCGCTGGCTACCGAATCATGCTCTCGAAGAAGAGCATCGCTGGGCCCTACGAGGTCCGCAAGAACCAGGCGGCGTCAGCTGGCAGCATCGCTTCTGAACGGTATTCTGAGCAGCTTGAGGGCAGCGATATCGGCGAGCGGGTGTACGGTGCAGTGCGTAGCTTGGGCGCCACGAATACGGAGTCGGCCACCTCCAATGCGGGCACGGGGGTCTTCCTGGATGCGCAGCAGGTGGCCAGCCCCGCCCAGAATCAGACGATCGCAGATGGACGGCCCATTCTGACGTGGTCCCGGCTCCAGGGCGTCAGCGGCTATCTGTTCTTCCTGTGCGACCGACCCTGCACCCAGGACAGTGCCGTCACCAAGTGGACTAACTTCCCAAAAAATATGACCAGCGAACTTAGCGCCGTCTATCCAGCCAGCAGCGACAAGCTCGCACCTGGGACCTACTACTGGTGGGTGGCCGGCGTACGTATGGAAGGTGGCAAGGCCGTGAGCCTGAGTTACAGCGAGCAACGCCGCCTGGTGGTGCCATGA